One region of Rhodocaloribacter litoris genomic DNA includes:
- a CDS encoding GumC family protein, which yields MRNGTNGALAHPRPEAFEDDEISLQEVFEILLKGKWIILACFLLFLTLSALYTFLTPREYEASSTLFVNTQGSNSQLNELLGLSLVNRNILNEIEIIKSRMIATRVAEHLMRQRVNPETGTLLSILEVDEEEEPLTLLEVSQRLREDYLSVKPATDEVDLVVITARSTQPEEAVLIANLYADEYVAYNQTSSRARMRASADFLAAQAARFDSLLGRAEQNILQYIEETGVVDPSIEGEQLLEQIMLWSAERDRTRFTLQTAQAELEALENELSRINPELTRRLASNDDAAIAALQQRITDLEIRLEEKYSKNPQLRRDPAGDPEVQLWLTQLADWRQKLSERVARFTSDALAGTSLLGGGAEGVFKQVTELQQQILEKRVTLTGARARLSVLEQVLAGYERRFNEIPNKALVLSRLQREMQSSMQLATHIFEKLQEAKIAEQSELGYVEVIDHAVPPEEPVSPRVPLNLMLGALLGLFVGVGVAFLRTALDNKVRKPEDLRKRGLSVVGVVPDLSRLIKTDFNGRERITVEGRTYSTSLITLLNPLSPASEGYRRLRTNIQFSQPDATVQVVMVTSSGPGDGKTVTSVNLAVTMAQAGRRTLYLDADMRRPTGHKVLGLAREPGLVDLLFEPAAAGLERFATGVDDLYAIPTGRPVPNPAEVLGSKKMRDLLARLRQEFDMIIIDTPPVLAVTDALLLSNQCDATVVVVSANETPWHALEHSLEALQGVGARVTGVVLNRFDARAAYGYGYGYGYGYGYHYGETEQAAARL from the coding sequence GTGCGCAACGGAACCAACGGCGCCCTCGCCCACCCGCGCCCCGAGGCGTTCGAGGACGACGAGATCTCCCTGCAGGAGGTTTTCGAGATCCTCCTCAAGGGCAAGTGGATCATCCTGGCCTGCTTCCTTCTTTTCCTGACGCTTTCCGCCCTCTATACCTTTCTGACGCCGCGCGAGTATGAGGCGTCCAGCACCCTGTTCGTGAACACGCAGGGGTCGAACTCCCAGCTGAACGAGTTGCTGGGGCTGAGCCTCGTCAACCGGAATATTCTCAACGAGATCGAGATCATCAAGTCCCGCATGATCGCCACGCGGGTGGCGGAGCATCTGATGCGGCAGCGGGTCAATCCGGAGACGGGGACCCTGTTGAGCATCCTCGAGGTGGATGAGGAGGAAGAGCCGCTGACGTTGCTGGAGGTGAGCCAGCGCCTGCGGGAGGATTACCTCTCCGTGAAGCCGGCCACGGACGAGGTGGATCTGGTCGTCATCACGGCCCGGAGTACGCAGCCCGAGGAGGCCGTGCTGATCGCCAACCTGTATGCGGACGAGTACGTCGCCTACAACCAGACCTCCAGCCGGGCGCGGATGCGGGCCTCGGCGGACTTCCTGGCCGCGCAGGCCGCCCGCTTCGACAGCCTGCTGGGCAGGGCCGAGCAGAACATCCTGCAGTACATCGAAGAGACGGGTGTCGTCGATCCGAGCATCGAGGGTGAGCAATTGCTTGAGCAGATCATGCTCTGGAGTGCCGAGCGGGATCGCACGCGCTTTACCCTGCAGACGGCCCAGGCCGAACTGGAGGCCCTCGAGAACGAACTCAGCCGCATCAACCCCGAACTGACGCGGCGCCTGGCCTCGAACGACGATGCCGCCATTGCCGCGCTGCAGCAGCGCATCACCGACCTCGAGATCCGGCTGGAAGAGAAGTATTCGAAGAACCCCCAGCTGCGCCGGGATCCCGCGGGTGACCCGGAGGTGCAGCTGTGGCTGACGCAGCTCGCGGACTGGAGGCAGAAGCTGTCCGAGCGGGTGGCGCGTTTCACCTCGGATGCCCTCGCCGGCACGTCCCTGCTCGGGGGCGGGGCGGAAGGCGTGTTCAAACAGGTCACCGAGTTGCAGCAGCAGATCCTGGAAAAGCGGGTCACCCTCACCGGTGCCCGGGCCCGCCTGTCCGTGCTGGAGCAGGTGCTCGCCGGCTACGAACGCCGGTTCAACGAGATTCCCAACAAGGCCCTCGTCCTTTCGCGGTTGCAGCGGGAGATGCAGAGCAGCATGCAGCTGGCAACCCACATCTTTGAAAAGCTCCAGGAGGCCAAGATCGCCGAGCAGTCCGAACTGGGCTACGTGGAGGTGATCGACCACGCCGTGCCGCCGGAAGAGCCGGTAAGCCCGCGGGTGCCCCTGAACCTCATGCTGGGTGCGCTGCTGGGCCTGTTCGTGGGGGTCGGCGTGGCGTTCCTGCGCACCGCGCTCGACAACAAGGTGCGCAAGCCGGAAGACCTGCGCAAGCGCGGGCTCAGCGTCGTCGGCGTCGTGCCGGACCTGTCGCGCCTGATCAAGACGGATTTCAACGGGCGGGAGCGGATCACGGTCGAGGGGCGCACCTACAGCACCAGCCTGATCACGCTGCTGAACCCGCTCTCGCCGGCCTCGGAGGGCTACCGGCGCCTGCGCACCAACATCCAGTTCAGCCAGCCCGATGCCACGGTGCAGGTCGTCATGGTCACCAGTTCCGGCCCCGGCGACGGCAAGACCGTCACCTCGGTCAACCTGGCCGTCACCATGGCGCAGGCCGGGCGGCGCACCCTCTACCTGGACGCGGACATGCGCCGGCCTACCGGCCACAAGGTGCTCGGCCTCGCCCGCGAACCCGGCCTCGTGGACCTGCTCTTCGAGCCGGCCGCCGCCGGGCTGGAACGCTTCGCCACCGGCGTCGACGACCTCTATGCGATTCCCACGGGGCGTCCCGTGCCCAACCCCGCCGAAGTGCTCGGCTCCAAGAAGATGCGCGACCTCCTGGCCCGCCTCCGGCAGGAGTTCGACATGATCATCATCGACACGCCGCCGGTGCTGGCGGTGACCGACGCGCTGCTGCTCTCCAACCAGTGCGACGCCACGGTGGTGGTCGTCTCGGCCAACGAGACGCCCTGGCACGCCCTCGAACACAGCCTCGAGGCCCTGCAGGGGGTCGGGGCCCGGGTCA
- a CDS encoding DegT/DnrJ/EryC1/StrS family aminotransferase: MRRLPLSRPDLGPQERRRLLAVLASGRLSLGPCLREFEERMARLCGVRHAVAVSSGTAALHLIVRGLGLGPGDEVVTTPFSFVASSNALLYEGIRPVFVDIDPATFNLDVGRVEDAITPRTRAILAVDVFGLPVDWPALTGLAGRHDLLLIDDACEALGASVGGRPVGSWGAAAAFGFYPNKQITTGEGGCITTDDDVLAARCRSMRNHGRDDDAVMAHVRLGYNYRMSELAAALGCAQLERLPDLLARRAALARCYAEALAPLTDDLILPADPPGTVRSWFVYVVRLRDHFAPEARDLLMARLRARGIACAPYFPAIHLQPYYRERFGFRPGTFPACEAASARTLALPFFTRLPDEAPARVAGALEACLSGLPRGRVSVHPNLPAS; this comes from the coding sequence TTGCGTCGTCTCCCGCTATCGCGTCCCGACCTTGGCCCGCAGGAGCGGCGGCGTCTCCTGGCGGTGCTGGCCTCCGGCCGGCTGTCGCTGGGCCCGTGCCTGCGCGAGTTCGAGGAGCGCATGGCCCGGCTGTGTGGCGTGCGGCACGCCGTCGCCGTCAGCAGCGGAACGGCGGCGCTGCACCTGATCGTCCGGGGCCTGGGTCTAGGACCGGGCGACGAGGTCGTTACGACCCCTTTCAGCTTCGTCGCCTCCTCGAACGCCCTGCTCTACGAGGGTATCCGGCCGGTCTTCGTCGACATCGACCCGGCGACGTTCAACCTGGACGTGGGCCGCGTCGAAGACGCGATCACCCCGCGCACGCGGGCCATCCTGGCCGTCGACGTCTTCGGCCTGCCGGTGGACTGGCCCGCCCTCACCGGGCTGGCCGGGCGGCACGACCTGCTTCTGATCGACGATGCCTGTGAGGCCCTCGGCGCCTCGGTGGGCGGCCGCCCGGTAGGGAGCTGGGGCGCGGCCGCCGCGTTCGGTTTCTATCCAAACAAACAGATCACGACGGGAGAAGGCGGATGCATCACCACGGATGACGACGTCCTGGCTGCCCGATGCCGCTCGATGCGCAACCACGGGCGAGACGACGACGCGGTGATGGCGCACGTGCGCCTCGGCTACAACTACCGGATGAGCGAGCTGGCGGCCGCGCTCGGATGCGCCCAGCTCGAACGCCTGCCGGATCTGCTCGCACGTCGCGCCGCGCTGGCTCGGTGCTATGCCGAGGCGCTGGCACCCCTCACCGACGACCTGATCCTGCCCGCCGACCCGCCCGGCACGGTGCGGAGCTGGTTCGTCTACGTCGTCCGCCTGCGCGACCACTTCGCCCCGGAGGCCCGGGATCTGCTCATGGCACGGCTGCGGGCCCGCGGCATCGCATGCGCCCCGTATTTTCCGGCCATCCACCTGCAACCCTACTACCGCGAGCGCTTCGGCTTCCGTCCCGGCACCTTTCCGGCCTGCGAGGCCGCCTCGGCCCGCACCCTGGCCCTCCCTTTCTTCACCCGCCTGCCGGACGAGGCCCCCGCCCGCGTGGCCGGCGCCCTCGAAGCCTGCCTGTCCGGCCTGCCCCGCGGGCGGGTATCCGTCCACCCGAACCTGCCCGCCTCATGA
- a CDS encoding sugar transferase, with protein sequence MNTARPPRAYTLVKRLLDVLGAALLLLLLAPVLVVVAWLIFLEDGSPVLFRQRRIGRHGRPFRLLKFRTLRRKRHDPTRPAEVVTHVGRFLRRWGVDELPQLWNVLRGEMSLVGPRPALPEQVARYGPFERQRLAVRPGLTGWAQIHGRNALPWPERIRLDVWYVTHQNLGLDLRILLRTPGLLLSGRGVYGPAGRNEDFPPSTCEAMPPPGAPGIATAPNRL encoded by the coding sequence ATGAACACCGCCCGCCCTCCACGCGCGTACACGCTCGTCAAGCGCCTGCTGGACGTGCTCGGCGCGGCGCTCCTGCTGCTGCTGCTCGCCCCGGTACTGGTGGTGGTGGCGTGGCTGATTTTTCTGGAAGACGGTTCCCCCGTCCTTTTCCGGCAGCGGCGGATCGGGCGGCACGGCCGTCCTTTCCGGCTGCTCAAGTTCCGCACGCTGCGCCGGAAGCGGCACGACCCGACCCGTCCCGCCGAAGTGGTCACGCACGTAGGGCGTTTTCTCCGGCGCTGGGGTGTGGACGAGCTTCCACAGCTCTGGAACGTGCTCCGGGGCGAGATGAGCCTCGTCGGTCCCCGCCCGGCCCTGCCCGAGCAGGTGGCCCGCTACGGCCCCTTCGAGCGGCAGCGCCTGGCCGTTCGCCCCGGCCTGACCGGCTGGGCCCAGATCCACGGGCGCAACGCCCTGCCCTGGCCCGAGCGCATCCGCCTGGACGTCTGGTACGTCACCCACCAGAACCTCGGGCTCGACCTGCGCATTCTCCTGCGCACCCCCGGCCTCCTGCTCTCCGGCCGGGGCGTCTACGGACCGGCCGGCCGGAACGAGGATTTTCCTCCTTCTACCTGCGAAGCCATGCCCCCTCCGGGTGCCCCTGGCATCGCCACAGCGCCGAACCGGCTGTGA